A single genomic interval of Daucus carota subsp. sativus chromosome 1, DH1 v3.0, whole genome shotgun sequence harbors:
- the LOC108197906 gene encoding vacuolar-sorting receptor 6 isoform X2 — protein sequence MSRNLLFIIVIVFIIGVNANGRYVVKKNSIRIVHPYGLMSKQYDAAVADFGIPFDGDAMVGSVLYPRKNSHACKPFDGVENGEQPFRSNSTPPIILLVDRGRCFFALKVYNGMQAGAAAVLVADDIDEPLISTPESPKKVLYIEKIGIPSALIDRAFGETLKAAVQKGEEDVVLKLYWTDLMANSD from the exons ATGTcaagaaatttattatttataattgttaTAGTTTTTATTATTGGTGTTAATGCAAATGGCAGGTATGTGGTAAAGAAGAACAGCATAAGAATAGTCCATCCTTATGGTTTAATGTCTAAACAATATGATGCTGCAGTTGCAGACTTTGGAATTCCTTTTGATGGAGATGCAATGGTGGGGTCTGTACTGTATCCTCGTAAAAACTCACATGCATGCAAACCTTTTGATGGGGTTGAAAATGGTGAACAGCCCTTTAGGTCTAATTCTACTCCACCTATCATTCTCCTTGTTGATCGCGGAA GATGCTTCTTCGCTTTGAAGGTCTATAATGGGATGCAGGCGGGTGCTGCAGCTGTTTTGGTGGCTGATGACATAGATGAGCCTCTTATTAGTACTCCGGAGTCTCCCAAGAAAGTTTTATACATAGAGAAGATTGGAATCCCGTCAGCTTTAATTGATCGAGCTTTTGGCGAGACATTGAAAGCTGCTGTACAGAAAGGTGAAGAGGATGTAGTGTTGAAACTGTACTGGACCGATTTGATGGCCAACTCGGATTAA
- the LOC108197906 gene encoding vacuolar-sorting receptor 6 isoform X1 has product MSRNLLFIIVIVFIIGVNANGRYVVKKNSIRIVHPYGLMSKQYDAAVADFGIPFDGDAMVGSVLYPRKNSHACKPFDGVENGEQPFRSNSTPPIILLVDRGSNMFFFPGCFFALKVYNGMQAGAAAVLVADDIDEPLISTPESPKKVLYIEKIGIPSALIDRAFGETLKAAVQKGEEDVVLKLYWTDLMANSD; this is encoded by the exons ATGTcaagaaatttattatttataattgttaTAGTTTTTATTATTGGTGTTAATGCAAATGGCAGGTATGTGGTAAAGAAGAACAGCATAAGAATAGTCCATCCTTATGGTTTAATGTCTAAACAATATGATGCTGCAGTTGCAGACTTTGGAATTCCTTTTGATGGAGATGCAATGGTGGGGTCTGTACTGTATCCTCGTAAAAACTCACATGCATGCAAACCTTTTGATGGGGTTGAAAATGGTGAACAGCCCTTTAGGTCTAATTCTACTCCACCTATCATTCTCCTTGTTGATCGCGGAA GTAATATGTTTTTCTTTCCAGGATGCTTCTTCGCTTTGAAGGTCTATAATGGGATGCAGGCGGGTGCTGCAGCTGTTTTGGTGGCTGATGACATAGATGAGCCTCTTATTAGTACTCCGGAGTCTCCCAAGAAAGTTTTATACATAGAGAAGATTGGAATCCCGTCAGCTTTAATTGATCGAGCTTTTGGCGAGACATTGAAAGCTGCTGTACAGAAAGGTGAAGAGGATGTAGTGTTGAAACTGTACTGGACCGATTTGATGGCCAACTCGGATTAA